The Methanobrevibacter sp. DNA window GAGATACTACGGTAGCCACAATTTTATCAGATTCAAAGAATGGGGTTTCAACCATTACTAATGATTTTACTAATTTTTCATAACTGAATCTTTCTTTAATACCGTTATTTTTTTCTACATTTATTTTAACGGTTTCTTGTAGATTATTTCCTAATTCTGAAATTTTTTCCATTTAATTCACACCATTTTCCTAGTTAATTAAATTTTATTATCCTTCGAGAGAGTTGTCTCTCAACTGGATTAATATTTGTAATCACATGTATAAAAATTGTTCGTATTGTTACGAACATCTATATTATACTTAGGTTTTTCATAATATATAAAATGTTCGTCTTGAAACGAACATAATTCATATACTCTGAAATATATTATATTTATAATTATAAAAATCGATAATCCGAGAGAGCATTTGAAAAGTATTAGAAAAATACATCCAAGGAACTCTGCTTGGATTTATCACTTTCAAACAGGGAGTTAATACCAAACTCCTGAATCTCCAAACGCTGCTCAAGATAATGTGATACAGGATAACGATTAACCAGTTCTCTTGAAATGTCAAGATATTTGGTAACAGATCCTTTTGAAACAGATAAAATTAAATTACCTCCACATTTGCACTTTCCGGTAAGAGGCATTCTTCTGTATTTGGAACCACACTTGGTGCATCTGACCTTCTGTTTGGAAAATGCCCTTGAGTTACCCATAATGTCGGGCAAAAAGTGGGAAGATAAAACCTTTTCAACAACACCACGTTGGTCAACAGCCCTAATGCTTTCAGCAAGAGCAATTTGGGCTTCCACTTTTTCTCTCATGGAAGGCAAACGTTTATAAAGACAGACTGTAGGTCCCGCATGTATATTTGAAGTATGATGGGAAAACATTAAACCTTCATACTGCTCAGGAGTACCCAAATGCATCTCCACATTGTCAATGTATTCCAATACATCAGCAGGTTTATGCGGAGTGTAGGTTTCCTCATAAAACTCAACAGGGAACCTTTCAAAAATGTCAAGGTTGTGAGATTCGTCATCTATCTCTTCAGGGTCAATTCTTGAAGATAAAACTAAAGGAGCATCCATACTTCCTCCTCTAGTGTTAGGTAAATATGTCTTTGAAAAGTTAATTAAGGCATCTAAAAGCAACATCACAGCATCTTCATCACTGTCACAGTTTCTACGTTTTGCAGAATGGAAATATGGATGAGCATAACAACCTAATGCTTTGGTAAAACCAACAATTCTACCTAAAACTCCAGCTGAAGTATGGGGTGCAAGTCCGGCTACCAAATGTCCAATCAAATCACTTTTCTCTTTTACATTATAAAATGGCTCCATATCATAATATCTTGTAAGTTCATCATCGATAAACTGTGCAGTTCTTAAAAGATATTCTCCACAGTTGTCTGATATTACAATATCCTGCACTCTAAGCTCTACAATTTGGTCAATATTTTCGATAGGATTGCCGTAACAGTCTTTTTCATAGCCCATTTCATGAAGTTTTTCAACGCTAACTCCTATTTCTCTTGGAATAAAATGGGTTAACGGCAAGTCGGTAGAGTCGTGACGAATTGTCCCGTCTTTAAATGTAAACACTTCATGTTTGGCCCTAAGTATTCCTTTTTCCATAGGTTCAGGCAATTTTGACTCTGAAATCATACCCACAACACCTTTGACCTCATCGACACGTCTGACCTTAACGTTGTCTGATGCCTTTTTAAGCATGCTTGCAAGAGGAATGCTCTTCTGGGAAGGTTTTCCCATTTCAGTTGGATGGCCACATTTAGGACAAAGTGATCCGAAGGAACTGATTCCACATTCAGGATTAGTGCATTTTCTTCTTGAAATCTCAACTTTTATGCTACCTTTTTTTGCTGCAGTAGCAACTAATCTTCTGGCACCTCCATAATTTCCAATTGGAATTAATCCGTGAGGTGCAGGCCTCATCAGTCTTTCTTTTGATTTTTCAGGTCTACCTACACGAGTTCCGATATATGCGGGTGCTTTATTTTTAATTTCAACCGGTGAAACTGCATTTACCGCTTCGATTGTGGTTTTCATTTCAGGTAATTTTTTAGATAATGTGACAAGTAAAGCATAAGAATGGTCTTTATCGATAACAATTTTGCCATCTCTTACGGTATGGGGAACACCTATGACTTCCAAAACTCTTTTTGGGTATGACAAATCAAGTTTTATTCCATCATTTTTATTGTAAGTTGATTTTCCTTTTTCAAGCAAATCGATAAGTTCATTTAAGTCACTTATTGTAACATCATTATAGCAATAGGTGTACTTCGGATGAAGTGGAATGTTATAATCTTTGGATAACTGGAATGCTTCAATAGATGAAATATAATCATATTCTAATTTATGCAAGTCTAAATCATTAGATTCCTTGTCGAAATTATCGCTTCTCATTAATAACTGAATCCACCATTCTTCTACCCATCCTGATGGATATAACGGTTGGTTGTTTCTTAAAAATTCACCGAATGCAACAAGCATATCTCCCAAAAAGAGAATTTCAACAACATCCTTTTTAACTTCACGTGCCTTTTTAACTGAATTTAGGATTAAAACATCACCATTTCTAAGCTTAACTGTTGGTCCTTCAATAGAATCAACTGGAACAACACAGTTTCCCTTTCCAGGGTATTCGATTTTAAGCTGTGTTCCAACAGCCAAAAATTCAAGCAGTGCCATTGTGGCAGGATGAACTCCCATGGTAGCAAGACCGGTGTTTCTGGACCTTCCATATCTGAGCCTAAAAGCACCCTTTTCTGAAGGATAACCTAAAATAGGCCTTCCACCAATAATATCCTGAATATATTTAGGTTCACTAACGACATCTGAGTCTCCTCCATCATCTGAAGAATCAGTTTTTTTAGGCTTGGAGTATTCTTCAAGCCAATCCCAGTCAAGACCTAACTTATTTGCGATTTTTTTAATCTTTTTGGATTTTTGGATAACTCCCTCAACCATCGCAAGCAATGCTCCACCACGAATGTTGTTTGTTTCAACACGTTCCAAATCTCTGTGGGACACTTCAACCTGGTCGGTTTGTTCACCTGAAACTTCAACGGGGATATGATTGGCAGCAAATCTCACTTCTTCTGGTGTTGGTGAGTATTGCAGGTTTGTAACTTCTGACTCGTATAGCTCAACTTCTTCCACGTATCTTTCGATTTCGTCATCTATAGGTTTGAATTCATCGATGTTAATTGCCTGGCGGATTTTATCTCCCAAAAG harbors:
- the polC gene encoding DNA polymerase II large subunit, with amino-acid sequence MAITMDYFDRLEKETNHLYEIANKARSKGLDVETETEVPLAKDLAERVEGLVGPEGVAKRIKELEKDMDRESVAFEIAAEIADGTFTLTGEKANWNEEQRCDQGLRTALAILTEGVVAAPLEGISDVKIKQNFDGTKYIGVYFAGPIRSAGGTAAALAVLLGDKIRQAINIDEFKPIDDEIERYVEEVELYESEVTNLQYSPTPEEVRFAANHIPVEVSGEQTDQVEVSHRDLERVETNNIRGGALLAMVEGVIQKSKKIKKIANKLGLDWDWLEEYSKPKKTDSSDDGGDSDVVSEPKYIQDIIGGRPILGYPSEKGAFRLRYGRSRNTGLATMGVHPATMALLEFLAVGTQLKIEYPGKGNCVVPVDSIEGPTVKLRNGDVLILNSVKKAREVKKDVVEILFLGDMLVAFGEFLRNNQPLYPSGWVEEWWIQLLMRSDNFDKESNDLDLHKLEYDYISSIEAFQLSKDYNIPLHPKYTYCYNDVTISDLNELIDLLEKGKSTYNKNDGIKLDLSYPKRVLEVIGVPHTVRDGKIVIDKDHSYALLVTLSKKLPEMKTTIEAVNAVSPVEIKNKAPAYIGTRVGRPEKSKERLMRPAPHGLIPIGNYGGARRLVATAAKKGSIKVEISRRKCTNPECGISSFGSLCPKCGHPTEMGKPSQKSIPLASMLKKASDNVKVRRVDEVKGVVGMISESKLPEPMEKGILRAKHEVFTFKDGTIRHDSTDLPLTHFIPREIGVSVEKLHEMGYEKDCYGNPIENIDQIVELRVQDIVISDNCGEYLLRTAQFIDDELTRYYDMEPFYNVKEKSDLIGHLVAGLAPHTSAGVLGRIVGFTKALGCYAHPYFHSAKRRNCDSDEDAVMLLLDALINFSKTYLPNTRGGSMDAPLVLSSRIDPEEIDDESHNLDIFERFPVEFYEETYTPHKPADVLEYIDNVEMHLGTPEQYEGLMFSHHTSNIHAGPTVCLYKRLPSMREKVEAQIALAESIRAVDQRGVVEKVLSSHFLPDIMGNSRAFSKQKVRCTKCGSKYRRMPLTGKCKCGGNLILSVSKGSVTKYLDISRELVNRYPVSHYLEQRLEIQEFGINSLFESDKSKQSSLDVFF